The proteins below are encoded in one region of Halogranum gelatinilyticum:
- a CDS encoding ribosome assembly factor SBDS, whose amino-acid sequence MISLDEAVTARLESHGARFEVLIDPDAALAMKRGEFDGELEDVIAAEDVFEDASRGDRPAESDLEKVFGTTDPMQIIPEVVERGEIQITAEQRREMQEQKRKQLINKIARNAVNPQMDDAPHPPERIERALEQAGFKIDPMETVESQVDDALDALRPVIPIRFAEVTIAVNLPAEYAGSAQARVRTFGDLEREEWTNDGGWVGVLTFPAGMQNDFYDLVNDLTSGEAETRIVKDKDELNTR is encoded by the coding sequence ATGATTTCACTCGACGAGGCCGTGACAGCACGACTCGAATCGCACGGCGCGCGCTTCGAGGTGCTCATCGACCCCGACGCAGCGTTGGCGATGAAACGCGGCGAGTTCGACGGCGAGCTGGAGGACGTCATCGCCGCCGAGGACGTCTTCGAGGACGCCTCCCGCGGGGACCGCCCCGCCGAGAGCGACCTGGAGAAGGTCTTCGGCACGACCGACCCGATGCAGATCATCCCCGAGGTCGTCGAACGCGGGGAGATTCAGATCACGGCCGAACAGCGTCGCGAGATGCAAGAGCAGAAGCGCAAACAGCTCATCAACAAGATCGCCCGTAACGCGGTCAACCCGCAGATGGACGACGCCCCGCATCCGCCGGAGCGGATCGAGCGCGCGCTGGAGCAGGCGGGCTTCAAGATCGACCCGATGGAGACCGTCGAGTCGCAGGTCGACGACGCGCTGGACGCGCTGCGGCCGGTCATCCCGATCCGCTTCGCCGAGGTCACCATCGCGGTCAACCTCCCCGCCGAATACGCCGGGAGCGCGCAGGCGCGCGTCCGGACCTTCGGCGACCTGGAACGCGAGGAGTGGACGAACGACGGCGGCTGGGTCGGTGTCCTGACGTTCCCCGCGGGGATGCAGAACGACTTCTACGACCTCGTCAACGACCTCACCAGCGGCGAGGCCGAGACGCGCATCGTCAAGGACAAAGACGAACTCAACACGCGGTAA
- a CDS encoding translation initiation factor eIF-1A, translated as MSEESGRRNLRMPNKDEVFAVVTERLGGNHVRLRCADGKERLGRIPGRMKYRTWINEDDVVICEPWSWQDEKANIEWRYTDQDADQLRREGHIQ; from the coding sequence ATGAGCGAAGAATCCGGGCGCCGTAACCTTCGGATGCCCAACAAAGACGAAGTGTTCGCCGTGGTCACAGAACGACTCGGTGGCAACCACGTCCGTCTCCGCTGTGCAGACGGCAAAGAACGACTCGGCCGCATCCCCGGCCGCATGAAGTACCGGACGTGGATTAACGAGGACGACGTCGTCATCTGCGAACCGTGGTCCTGGCAGGACGAGAAGGCCAACATCGAATGGCGCTACACCGACCAGGACGCCGACCAGCTCCGCCGCGAAGGCCACATTCAGTAG
- a CDS encoding FUN14 domain-containing protein, which produces MLQSGLPIAIDFQQLGIEAGSGAIIGGIIGFAAKKVAKIIAILVGIELALFKFLESREILTVDWDRLTAGLVETSQDAATGAPPDWVMTILSTLSISGGFAAGFFLGFKKG; this is translated from the coding sequence ATGCTGCAATCTGGTCTCCCCATCGCCATCGACTTCCAGCAGCTCGGCATCGAAGCCGGCTCCGGAGCGATCATCGGTGGCATCATCGGATTCGCCGCCAAGAAGGTGGCCAAGATCATCGCGATCCTCGTCGGTATCGAGCTCGCGCTGTTCAAGTTCCTCGAATCGCGCGAAATCCTCACCGTCGACTGGGACAGGCTCACTGCGGGCCTCGTCGAGACCAGTCAGGACGCCGCGACCGGCGCGCCGCCGGACTGGGTCATGACGATCCTCTCGACGCTCTCGATCTCCGGCGGGTTCGCCGCTGGCTTCTTCCTCGGCTTCAAGAAGGGATAA
- a CDS encoding DUF2209 family protein, whose product MVAAAVHAVVDSTRIRSVEGMGFATSRAQPTLDATLAVVAEAVAELPNTPDGPVVSERGEFYEEPAERVELEFRPPFKYIESIAERETVQAAHYAAYAARELLL is encoded by the coding sequence ATGGTCGCCGCCGCGGTCCACGCGGTCGTCGACTCGACGCGCATCCGCAGCGTCGAGGGGATGGGCTTTGCGACCAGCCGCGCCCAGCCGACGCTGGACGCGACGCTCGCCGTCGTCGCCGAGGCCGTCGCCGAGTTGCCGAACACGCCTGACGGGCCGGTCGTCTCCGAGCGCGGCGAGTTCTACGAGGAGCCTGCCGAACGTGTCGAGTTGGAGTTTCGGCCACCGTTCAAGTACATCGAGAGCATAGCCGAACGCGAAACAGTGCAAGCCGCCCACTACGCCGCCTACGCCGCCCGAGAGCTACTGTTATGA
- the hflX gene encoding GTPase HflX: protein MTGTKAVVAKRVDTGSADLEEITDLARSAGYDVVGSLTQTREEDAAYGFGKGKVDELAAVVRETDADVVVVDNRLGPYQTYNIGQKLPEGVEVVDRFTLILDIFGQRAHTRKAQLQVELAELRYELPRAAAKASLAKRDERPGFMGLGEYDESRERDIKSQIANIKQELDAIADKEETRRAERRESGFDLVALAGYTNAGKSTLMRRLAEDLDVDENEDLHPDLQTTAESQDELFTTLGTTTRRADTGMRNVLLTDTVGFVSNLPHWLVESFQSTLDSVYRADLVLLVVDASEPVEEMREKLVTCHDTLYERNEAPIVTVLNKADKVDPEELEEKKQALTALAPNPVVVSGLTGENVAELCERIEADLPEWHDERLMLPMTDDTMSVVSWIHDHGHVDAEEYTDDNVMLEFKARPEIIEKARSKAADLSVAAN from the coding sequence ATGACAGGGACGAAAGCCGTCGTCGCCAAACGCGTCGACACCGGAAGTGCCGATTTGGAAGAGATCACCGACCTCGCCCGCTCTGCGGGCTACGACGTCGTCGGCTCGCTCACGCAGACGCGTGAGGAGGACGCCGCCTACGGCTTCGGAAAGGGGAAGGTCGACGAGTTGGCCGCAGTCGTCAGAGAGACGGATGCGGACGTCGTCGTCGTCGACAACCGACTCGGGCCGTATCAGACCTACAACATCGGCCAGAAACTGCCCGAGGGCGTCGAGGTCGTCGACCGATTCACGCTCATCCTCGACATCTTCGGCCAGCGGGCACACACGCGAAAGGCGCAGCTCCAGGTCGAACTCGCCGAGTTGCGGTACGAACTCCCCCGCGCCGCCGCCAAGGCCAGCCTCGCCAAGCGCGACGAGCGGCCGGGGTTCATGGGACTCGGCGAGTACGACGAGAGCCGCGAGCGCGACATCAAGTCCCAGATCGCCAACATCAAGCAGGAACTCGACGCCATCGCCGACAAGGAGGAGACCCGCCGCGCCGAGCGTCGGGAGTCGGGCTTCGACCTCGTCGCGCTGGCGGGCTACACCAACGCGGGCAAGTCGACGCTGATGCGCCGGCTGGCCGAGGACCTCGACGTCGACGAGAACGAGGACCTCCATCCGGACCTCCAGACGACCGCCGAGTCGCAGGACGAGCTGTTCACGACGCTCGGAACGACCACCCGCCGCGCCGACACCGGGATGCGGAACGTCCTCCTGACAGACACGGTCGGGTTCGTCTCGAACCTGCCGCACTGGCTGGTCGAGTCGTTCCAGTCGACGCTCGACTCGGTCTATCGTGCAGACCTCGTGCTCCTCGTTGTCGACGCCAGCGAGCCCGTCGAGGAGATGCGCGAGAAGCTCGTCACCTGCCACGACACGCTCTACGAGCGCAACGAGGCACCCATCGTCACCGTCCTCAACAAGGCCGACAAGGTCGACCCCGAGGAACTCGAAGAGAAGAAGCAGGCACTCACCGCGCTCGCGCCGAACCCCGTCGTCGTCTCGGGGCTGACCGGCGAGAACGTCGCGGAACTCTGCGAACGCATCGAGGCCGACCTCCCCGAGTGGCACGACGAGCGGCTGATGCTCCCGATGACCGACGACACGATGAGCGTCGTCTCGTGGATTCACGACCACGGCCACGTCGACGCCGAAGAGTACACCGACGACAACGTCATGCTGGAGTTCAAAGCACGCCCCGAAATCATCGAGAAGGCACGCTCGAAGGCGGCGGACCTGTCGGTCGCGGCGAACTGA
- a CDS encoding DUF7522 family protein, with protein sequence MTMGGTPELFWEEGDSLAGTTEALAPERRVVADADGVDTWLEEKVGDSLRTVGLYDGTTLELLFVRPDVVTTYDEGDFEDIAREMGFASALTDKHKERVYEVGDLDHVVRGFEEATMVRIPIDEHRGVFFSFDASEEVELPTLVEELQSAVDPEFR encoded by the coding sequence ATGACGATGGGAGGGACACCCGAGCTGTTCTGGGAGGAGGGCGACAGTCTGGCGGGGACGACCGAGGCACTGGCTCCCGAGAGGCGGGTCGTCGCCGACGCCGACGGCGTCGACACGTGGCTCGAGGAGAAGGTCGGCGACAGCCTCCGAACCGTCGGTCTCTACGACGGAACGACGCTCGAACTGCTGTTCGTCCGGCCGGACGTCGTGACCACGTACGACGAGGGTGACTTCGAAGACATCGCTCGTGAGATGGGCTTCGCGTCCGCGCTCACCGACAAGCACAAAGAGCGGGTCTACGAGGTCGGCGACCTCGACCACGTCGTCCGCGGGTTCGAGGAGGCGACGATGGTGCGCATCCCGATCGACGAGCACCGAGGCGTCTTCTTCTCGTTCGACGCGAGCGAGGAGGTCGAACTACCGACGCTCGTCGAAGAGCTTCAGTCGGCCGTCGACCCCGAGTTCCGATAA
- the moaC gene encoding cyclic pyranopterin monophosphate synthase MoaC, whose amino-acid sequence MSDPSDDPTPTKQGDTGDDLTHTDTEGNVQMVDVGAKPDTARRAVARGVIHLQPSTVAAIHDDGIAKGDVLATARIGAIQAVKHTWETIPMCHQIPITNVDTDFTVHEDRVVLEVAVETTGKTGVEMEALEGVTTGLNVVWDMVKAAEKDSEGQYPGTRITDVEVLSKEKRAVK is encoded by the coding sequence ATGAGTGACCCCTCGGACGACCCGACGCCGACGAAACAGGGAGACACTGGCGACGACCTCACCCACACCGACACGGAGGGCAACGTCCAGATGGTCGACGTCGGCGCGAAACCCGACACGGCCCGCCGGGCGGTCGCCCGCGGTGTCATCCATCTCCAGCCGTCGACGGTCGCGGCGATTCACGACGACGGCATCGCGAAGGGCGACGTCCTCGCGACGGCCCGCATCGGTGCGATTCAGGCCGTCAAGCACACCTGGGAGACGATTCCGATGTGCCACCAGATTCCCATCACGAACGTCGACACCGACTTCACGGTCCACGAGGACCGCGTCGTCCTCGAAGTCGCCGTCGAGACGACGGGCAAGACGGGCGTCGAGATGGAAGCGTTGGAGGGCGTGACGACGGGACTCAACGTCGTCTGGGACATGGTGAAGGCCGCCGAGAAGGACAGCGAGGGGCAGTATCCGGGCACTCGAATTACGGACGTCGAGGTGCTGTCGAAGGAGAAGCGCGCGGTCAAGTAG